In a genomic window of Virgibacillus sp. SK37:
- a CDS encoding TetR/AcrR family transcriptional regulator encodes MKQKLIEAAIRQYALYGYDGATMRRIADDVGIKPASIYFFYNNKEALFIAAFQQLLQNHFQEMQRILLENKDRSVEEIFSAMLHGLVSHHTGDKQGTIAYISLVTSPVPEIKKYLQQHLRHHNDWLMNSLGDAMKASYPAITDKEVDKTIKQYVLIANGVFWGINLYDGGDFTEQVVLADEMIHTLFLELENK; translated from the coding sequence TTGAAGCAAAAATTAATTGAAGCTGCGATACGGCAGTATGCTCTATATGGCTACGATGGGGCAACCATGAGGAGGATTGCAGATGATGTGGGAATCAAACCGGCATCTATCTATTTCTTCTATAACAATAAAGAAGCGCTGTTCATTGCTGCTTTTCAACAGCTACTCCAGAACCACTTTCAGGAAATGCAACGAATCCTGCTGGAGAATAAAGATCGTTCCGTGGAAGAGATATTTTCAGCGATGCTACATGGCCTTGTAAGTCACCATACCGGAGATAAACAAGGAACGATTGCCTATATATCACTCGTCACTTCACCGGTACCGGAAATCAAGAAATATCTTCAACAGCATTTAAGGCATCATAATGATTGGTTGATGAATTCGCTTGGAGATGCTATGAAGGCGAGTTATCCCGCAATTACGGACAAGGAGGTAGACAAGACAATTAAGCAATACGTCCTGATAGCAAACGGAGTGTTCTGGGGTATTAACTTATACGATGGGGGAGACTTTACAGAACAAGTCGTACTGGCTGATGAAATGATTCATACCCTATTTTTGGAATTGGAAAATAAATGA
- a CDS encoding cytosine permease, with translation MENRFDLTEDYELEPVPQHKRKGWIKLSIVWTGGIVALSAVVLGGTLGAGMPFTQAILASFLGSFILAVLSALCCVVGAKTGLSTALVSKFALGKYGAYAVSIILAIALFGWFGVQLALFGSSLRNVLLDGLSLDLPVLALVIIGGILMTVTAFIGYKAIEKLSLVAVPLLGILLISSLVKVMTGKSVESISQAPIIGDPLTFGSAVSLIIGSLAIGAIIGPDISRYARSTKDAVISSFVGYFLGFSIVLIISIILAKATTQVDIVEIMLGLGWGTAALLILILAQWTTNDNNLYSSALGFAVIFQKVPKSIITIAAGAIGTGMAVSGIYENFIPFLNFLSALIPPIGGIYVADFLVNRQKYQFEKIDHTKNVEPLSVTIWIIAALVAFMTTAAPSGFGLFTLTGASGFDAFIVAFILQLIVGKVIKNKTATSDLEQHVKGGKIS, from the coding sequence ATGGAAAATAGATTTGATTTGACGGAAGACTATGAATTGGAGCCTGTTCCCCAACATAAGCGAAAGGGATGGATAAAATTATCCATTGTTTGGACAGGAGGAATCGTTGCATTATCAGCAGTTGTGTTAGGTGGAACCCTAGGTGCAGGGATGCCATTTACACAAGCAATACTAGCTTCATTTTTAGGATCTTTCATTTTGGCTGTTTTAAGTGCTTTATGCTGTGTAGTCGGTGCCAAGACAGGCTTATCGACAGCACTAGTTTCTAAGTTTGCCTTAGGTAAATATGGAGCATACGCAGTTTCCATCATACTCGCAATTGCTTTATTTGGTTGGTTTGGTGTACAGCTTGCCTTATTTGGGTCCAGCTTGCGCAACGTATTGTTAGACGGCCTTTCTCTTGATTTGCCTGTTCTGGCATTGGTAATCATAGGTGGAATTCTAATGACTGTCACAGCTTTTATTGGCTATAAAGCTATTGAAAAACTTAGTCTGGTTGCTGTACCACTGCTTGGGATCCTGCTGATCAGTTCATTGGTCAAGGTAATGACAGGTAAATCGGTAGAATCGATTTCTCAAGCACCAATCATTGGCGATCCATTAACATTTGGTTCTGCTGTATCATTAATTATTGGCTCTCTGGCAATAGGAGCTATTATTGGACCAGATATTTCCCGCTATGCCCGTTCTACAAAAGATGCCGTCATCTCTTCTTTTGTTGGCTACTTCCTAGGATTTAGTATTGTATTAATTATCTCTATCATTCTGGCAAAAGCCACAACACAGGTTGATATTGTTGAGATTATGCTTGGCTTGGGATGGGGAACTGCAGCATTATTAATTTTAATTCTTGCACAATGGACAACAAATGATAATAATTTATATTCCTCTGCGCTAGGGTTTGCCGTCATTTTTCAGAAGGTTCCTAAATCAATTATTACTATTGCAGCAGGAGCAATTGGTACAGGAATGGCAGTATCAGGTATTTACGAAAACTTTATCCCGTTTCTAAATTTCCTAAGTGCGCTGATTCCGCCAATTGGAGGTATTTATGTAGCTGATTTTCTAGTAAACCGGCAGAAGTACCAATTTGAAAAAATAGACCACACAAAAAATGTAGAACCATTATCTGTAACTATCTGGATTATAGCTGCACTCGTAGCATTTATGACAACTGCAGCCCCAAGTGGTTTTGGTTTATTTACACTCACAGGAGCGTCTGGCTTTGATGCATTCATTGTAGCCTTTATTTTACAATTAATTGTCGGAAAAGTGATAAAAAACAAAACAGCAACAAGTGATTTAGAACAACATGTAAAGGGAGGAAAAATCTCATGA
- a CDS encoding DUF917 domain-containing protein, whose protein sequence is MRLIGKQEIEDIAIGAALLGTGGGGDPYIGKLMALQAIEENGPVELLDVDELPDDALVVPSAMMGAPTVMVEKIPSGEEAVGAFESLQKYLGKDVYATMPIEAGGVNSLLPFALAAQLGLPVVDADGMGRAFPELQMVTFYLEGVPATPMVLADEKGNNSLLNTVNNVWAERIARSATVEMGGSVMLSIYPMDGKTVKRSSIHHILKLEEQIGRTIREAKTHNYNPITEVLKLTDGYKLFQGKVVDVDRKTETGFARGTATIEGVEEYQQDELYLRFQNEHLLAETKDKTLCMTPDLIAVLDSDTGMPITTEGLRYGARCTVIGMPANSKWRTDKGIETTGPRYFGYDLDYVPVEQLVEKEEA, encoded by the coding sequence ATGAGATTAATAGGTAAACAGGAAATTGAAGATATTGCTATTGGTGCAGCTCTTTTAGGAACAGGTGGTGGCGGTGATCCGTACATTGGTAAATTAATGGCATTACAAGCAATTGAGGAAAATGGACCAGTAGAATTATTAGATGTGGATGAGTTGCCTGATGACGCACTTGTCGTACCATCTGCCATGATGGGAGCTCCCACTGTAATGGTAGAAAAAATTCCAAGTGGGGAAGAGGCTGTAGGCGCTTTTGAATCATTACAAAAATACTTGGGCAAAGACGTTTACGCAACCATGCCTATAGAAGCAGGTGGTGTGAACTCCTTATTACCATTTGCCTTAGCAGCCCAATTGGGTTTACCCGTCGTGGACGCAGATGGAATGGGCCGAGCATTTCCCGAATTGCAGATGGTAACATTTTATTTGGAAGGTGTCCCGGCAACTCCGATGGTTCTTGCAGATGAAAAGGGAAATAACTCTTTGTTGAATACAGTAAACAACGTTTGGGCAGAACGAATTGCACGTTCTGCTACAGTTGAAATGGGTGGCTCTGTTATGCTCTCCATTTATCCTATGGATGGGAAAACAGTCAAACGCAGCTCTATCCATCATATTTTAAAACTGGAAGAACAAATTGGCAGAACAATTAGAGAGGCCAAGACGCATAACTACAATCCAATTACGGAAGTGTTAAAACTAACTGATGGCTACAAGCTGTTTCAAGGCAAGGTCGTTGATGTTGATCGGAAGACAGAAACAGGGTTCGCCCGTGGTACGGCAACAATTGAAGGGGTGGAGGAGTACCAACAGGACGAGCTGTATCTCCGCTTTCAAAATGAACATCTACTTGCTGAAACAAAAGACAAAACATTGTGCATGACTCCTGATTTAATTGCAGTACTGGATTCAGATACAGGAATGCCCATTACTACGGAGGGGTTACGCTACGGTGCCCGGTGTACGGTGATCGGGATGCCAGCAAATAGCAAATGGCGTACAGATAAAGGAATTGAGACAACAGGTCCACGTTACTTCGGGTATGACCTGGATTATGTACCAGTCGAACAATTAGTAGAAAAGGAGGAAGCTTAA
- a CDS encoding hydantoinase/oxoprolinase family protein, translating to MSNYRIGIDVGGTHTDAVILDDSYNVIAQTKSPTTTDVSSGIYQALHEVVKASKVEVRNINYAMLGTTHCTNAIVERKRLNDIAIIRIGAPATLAIKPLLSVPDDLKAILGKHSYIVKGGHEFDGREIAELDEEDLYRIANEIKGKVDSVAITSVFSPVTKKHEERAAEIITEILGEDVAVSLSSEIGNVGLLERENATILNAAVVNVAKSTADGFIQALKQEGIEADVFFGQNDGTLMSVEYTVRYPILTIACGPTNSLRGAAYLSNKSNTLVIDVGGTTTDIGVLVNGFPRQSSLAVEIGGVRTNFRMPDIMSVGLGGGTIVQVHGDQTFQIGPHSVGYQLQEKALIFGGDTLTTTDVIVGLGKAELGDPAKVAHFDKTLLENIYAKMVSMVEEALDKMKTSAEDMPVILVGGGSILLPEELQGASEVIRPENFGVANAIGSAISQVSGEVEKIFAMDDLGREQTIEVAKNMAKEEAINAGADPDQLVIVDLEYVPLAYLPGNATRIRAKAAGALKNTVGV from the coding sequence ATGTCAAACTATCGAATTGGAATTGATGTTGGCGGAACACATACAGATGCTGTTATTTTGGATGATTCTTACAATGTCATCGCCCAAACCAAATCACCGACCACCACAGATGTCAGCAGTGGAATCTACCAGGCTTTACATGAAGTAGTAAAAGCATCGAAGGTCGAAGTTCGTAATATAAACTATGCCATGCTCGGTACAACACATTGTACCAACGCCATCGTAGAACGGAAAAGGCTGAATGATATTGCCATTATACGTATTGGCGCACCAGCCACGCTCGCTATTAAACCATTGCTTAGTGTGCCAGACGACTTAAAAGCAATTCTTGGAAAACATTCCTACATTGTAAAAGGTGGGCATGAATTTGATGGCAGGGAAATAGCCGAATTGGATGAGGAAGATCTCTATCGAATCGCAAATGAAATAAAAGGAAAGGTAGACTCTGTTGCCATCACCTCCGTCTTCTCTCCAGTTACAAAAAAACATGAGGAGCGAGCAGCAGAAATCATCACTGAGATTTTGGGAGAGGATGTAGCCGTATCTCTATCAAGTGAAATTGGAAATGTTGGTCTACTGGAAAGAGAAAATGCAACCATACTAAATGCTGCTGTCGTGAATGTTGCTAAATCCACAGCAGATGGGTTTATCCAAGCATTGAAACAAGAAGGAATTGAGGCAGATGTTTTCTTCGGCCAAAATGACGGTACACTAATGTCGGTAGAATACACCGTCCGTTACCCGATATTGACCATCGCATGTGGACCAACAAATAGCTTGCGAGGAGCTGCTTATTTAAGCAATAAATCCAATACTTTGGTGATTGATGTAGGAGGAACGACGACAGATATTGGCGTACTTGTAAATGGATTTCCGCGTCAATCCTCTTTAGCAGTAGAAATTGGTGGTGTCAGAACGAACTTCCGTATGCCTGATATTATGTCTGTCGGACTAGGTGGTGGCACGATTGTCCAGGTGCATGGCGATCAAACTTTCCAAATTGGCCCACATAGTGTCGGATACCAACTGCAAGAAAAAGCACTGATATTTGGTGGCGATACATTAACAACCACAGATGTTATTGTTGGACTTGGAAAAGCAGAGCTTGGAGACCCAGCAAAAGTGGCTCACTTTGATAAAACCTTGCTCGAAAATATCTATGCTAAGATGGTAAGCATGGTAGAGGAAGCATTGGATAAAATGAAAACAAGCGCCGAGGATATGCCTGTCATTCTCGTTGGTGGTGGAAGCATCCTACTGCCAGAAGAATTACAGGGAGCCTCCGAAGTCATCCGACCAGAAAACTTTGGTGTAGCCAATGCGATTGGTTCCGCCATCTCACAGGTTAGTGGAGAAGTAGAAAAAATATTCGCCATGGATGACCTTGGACGCGAGCAAACAATAGAAGTTGCTAAAAATATGGCAAAAGAAGAAGCAATTAATGCAGGAGCAGATCCAGATCAGCTAGTTATAGTTGATTTAGAATATGTCCCATTGGCCTATCTGCCTGGTAATGCAACGAGAATCCGGGCAAAAGCGGCAGGCGCATTGAAAAATACAGTAGGTGTCTAG
- a CDS encoding DUF438 domain-containing protein: METHLDIRRINTIKEILLTLKLGESEQLIQDAFDEHVQPLNKTDILLILQELKNSTTNDFTMDDIRKFFDIYLELYDHSLQSIHIPNEKHPSHPIQIFKKENQAFASLLDRVNSLVEAIANDAGHPTDQLMNEIIQLGKIYSHYNRKEKLFFPILERYRIYSISRIMWAEDDRIRTLYKGTKRMMEKMPDIDFQYVKQAYYDLENACREMLLEEEYMLLPITKSFFKKADWFAIARESKAFGYAVDEPEETWIPDEALGNKNTEKQSNTPNEEHLRFGGGYLTIKEANHILNNLPLEITFVDKNGIFKYFNEIVESSEMMFIRTPTSIGRHVAMCHPPKSMKKVMQLIQDLKSKKRQSETMWFKKKEEYVHVTYKGVFDENGEYIGILEYVQDIQPFLDLTREVKRELR, translated from the coding sequence ATGGAGACACATTTGGATATAAGACGAATAAATACGATAAAAGAAATACTGCTTACATTGAAGCTTGGAGAATCAGAACAATTGATTCAGGATGCTTTTGATGAGCATGTTCAACCATTAAACAAGACTGATATATTACTGATCTTGCAGGAACTAAAAAATAGCACTACAAATGATTTTACTATGGACGATATCAGGAAATTCTTTGATATCTATCTTGAGCTGTACGATCATTCGCTTCAGAGTATTCATATTCCAAATGAGAAACATCCAAGTCATCCTATTCAAATTTTCAAAAAGGAAAATCAGGCATTTGCCTCTTTATTAGATCGGGTAAATAGCCTTGTAGAAGCGATTGCTAATGATGCAGGACATCCCACAGATCAACTAATGAATGAAATAATTCAGTTGGGAAAAATATATAGCCATTACAACCGTAAAGAAAAACTCTTTTTCCCAATATTGGAGCGTTATCGTATTTATTCCATTTCCCGAATTATGTGGGCAGAGGATGACCGCATCCGCACATTATATAAAGGTACCAAAAGAATGATGGAGAAAATGCCAGACATCGATTTCCAGTACGTCAAGCAAGCTTATTACGACTTGGAAAATGCATGTAGAGAGATGCTCCTGGAAGAAGAATACATGCTCTTACCTATCACAAAGTCTTTTTTTAAGAAAGCAGATTGGTTTGCCATTGCGAGGGAAAGTAAAGCATTTGGTTATGCAGTAGATGAACCGGAAGAAACCTGGATTCCAGATGAAGCGTTGGGTAATAAAAACACAGAAAAGCAATCCAACACGCCTAACGAGGAACATTTACGATTTGGCGGAGGTTACTTAACGATTAAAGAAGCCAACCATATTTTGAATAATTTGCCCCTGGAAATAACGTTCGTTGACAAGAATGGCATATTTAAATACTTTAATGAAATAGTAGAGTCATCTGAGATGATGTTTATCCGTACACCAACTTCCATTGGACGTCATGTAGCCATGTGCCATCCCCCAAAAAGTATGAAAAAGGTCATGCAGCTCATCCAAGACTTAAAGTCAAAGAAACGTCAGTCAGAAACAATGTGGTTCAAAAAGAAAGAAGAGTACGTCCATGTTACGTATAAAGGTGTGTTCGATGAAAACGGAGAATACATAGGGATATTAGAATATGTTCAAGATATTCAACCATTTCTGGATTTAACGCGTGAGGTAAAAAGAGAATTAAGGTAA